From one Brachypodium distachyon strain Bd21 chromosome 4, Brachypodium_distachyon_v3.0, whole genome shotgun sequence genomic stretch:
- the LOC100820939 gene encoding uncharacterized protein LOC100820939, which translates to MLRLRSCILSGIVSSPSTSLHRLLAAAAPAVPTSPAFAVEDYLVETCGLTRPQALKASAKLSHLKSPANPDAVLAFFAGLGLSSADVAAAVVNDPKLLCASVKRTLGPNVVGLTGLGLSNSEIARLASLSYGIFRCRSIVPRLQYYLPLFGSCENFLRGLERRSFYILNVNIERVVKPNVAFLRQCGLGSCDLAKLFTRVPVMLTSNPERVQAKAACVEDLLHVPRGSGMFTQALQAVAYYSKETIAATLEYLVKTFRWSDGEVGIALSKALSLLARSKDMLLRRSEFLISNVGLESSYIAHRPVMLTYSLEGRLRPRYYVLKFLKANGLLDRDRDYYNTVVVTEKVFAEKFLRPHKEAAPHLAEDYAAACRGEVPNNFRFR; encoded by the coding sequence atgctccGCCTCCGAAGCTGCATCCTCTCCGGCATCGTCTCTTCTCCCTCCACCTctctccaccgcctcctcgccgccgccgcgcccgccgtcCCCACAAGCCCCGCCTTCGCCGTCGAGGACTACCTGGTCGAAACCTGCGGCCTCACCCGACCCCAAGCCCTCAAGGCCTCCGCGAAGCTCTCCCACCTCAAGTCCCCAGCCAATCCCGACGCCGTcctcgccttcttcgctgGCCTCGGCCTCTCCAGCGCCGacgttgccgccgccgtcgtcaaCGATCCGAAGTTGCTCTGCGCTTCCGTAAAGAGAACACTGGGCCCTAACGTCGTTGGACTCACCGGCCTCGGTCTGTCGAATTCTGAGATCGCCCGCCTGGCGTCTTTGTCCTATGGCATATTTCGCTGTAGATCCATCGTCCCCAGGCTGCAGTACTATCTGCCCCTCTTCGGCTCCTGCGAGAACTTCCTCCGGGGGCTCGAGCGCAGGTCTTTCTACATTCTGAATGTCAACATAGAGAGGGTAGTCAAGCCCAATGTAGCGTTCCTGCGGCAGTGTGGGCTAGGTAGTTGTGATCTTGCCAAGCTGTTTACCCGTGTTCCGGTGATGCTCACCTCCAACCCGGAGCGTGTCCAGGCAAAGGCGGCGTGTGTTGAAGATCTACTACATGTGCCCCGTGGCTCTGGGATGTTCACTCAAGCGCTTCAGGCTGTCGCATACTACAGCAAGGAAACGATTGCCGCCACATTGGAGTACCTGGTGAAAACATTCAGGTGGTCGGATGGTGAGGTCGGCATTGCTTTGTCTAAGGCTCTGTCATTGCTGGCGCGTTCCAAGGACATGCTGCTGCGCAGATCAGAGTTCCTGATATCCAATGTGGGGTTGGAATCGTCATACATTGCTCATCGGCCAGTAATGCTCACTTACAGCCTGGAGGGTCGGCTCAGACCCCGGTACTATGTTTTAAAGTTTCTGAAGGCAAATGGATTGCTAGATCGCGATAGGGACTACTATAATACAGTCGTGGTCACCGAGAAGGTATTCGCGGAGAAGTTCCTACGCCCTCacaaggaagctgcgccacaCCTTGCCGAAGACTATGCGG